One stretch of Schistocerca nitens isolate TAMUIC-IGC-003100 chromosome 11, iqSchNite1.1, whole genome shotgun sequence DNA includes these proteins:
- the LOC126212715 gene encoding uncharacterized protein LOC126212715, whose product MPQVYENIFRDALKDFRVSEDGLISGCCNSLEEVETLLDHLKTVGFSYCVRSSCIKEPSSDVMKSKTKHFFKQMQGHVPIPFFGCAFAVESVWSRHCVLGPKYYKSKESSVPEHLEDHVTPRKRLRIMDTRKSNCPATLNMKCIRVYPDYSVHSATEHRDTKAKVLASLQKDLALPFPPKSYLRYYLTASPASAHTHATERVEASGCEE is encoded by the exons ATGCCTCAGGTATATGAAAACATCTTTCGTGACGCTCTGAAAGATTTCAGAGTTTCGGAGGATGGCCTGATTTCAGGCTGTTGTAATTCGTTGGAGgag GTGGAAACGCTTCTCGATCATCTGAAAACTGTGGGGTTTTCATACTGCGTGAGAAGTAGTTGTATTAAAGAGCCTTCTTCAGATGTtatgaaaa gtaaaacaaagcatttcttcaagcaaatgcagggacatgtccctatccccttttttggttgtgcatttgcagtggagagtgtgtggtcaaggcactgtgttttggggccaaaatactataaaagtaaagagtctagtgtacctgagcacttg gaagaccatgtgactcctcgtaagagattgaggatcatggatactagaaaatccaactgcccagcaactttaaatatgaagtgtataaGGGTATATCCTGATTACAGTGTGCACTCAGCAACTGAACACAGGGATACCAAGGCAAAA GTTCTTGCAAGTCTACAGAAAGATTTGGCATTGCCATTCCCGCCTAAGAGCTATCTACGTTATTATTTGACTGCTTCCCCAGCAAGTGCACACACACATGCTACTGAACGTGTTGAAGCAAGTGG ctgtgaagagtaa